A genome region from Dickeya chrysanthemi NCPPB 402 includes the following:
- a CDS encoding phosphodiesterase, translating to MLLAQISDTHFRSSGQKLYGFIDINAGNADVVSQLNALTERPDAVVISGDIVNCGHPSEYQVARQILGNLTYPLYIIPGNHDDKTHFLEYLQPLCPQLGNDPQNMRYAIDDFATRLLFIDSSRAGTSKGWLTEETLSWLEAQLMRDDKPTAVFMHHPPLALGSAQMDRLACENGHRLLELVERFPALVRIFCGHNHCLIMTQYRQAIIATVPGTVHQVPYYHQDTRPYYDMSPPSCLMHRLVDQQWVSYLHPLSHYAGPWLYDEKISCPVDER from the coding sequence ATGCTGTTAGCGCAAATTTCCGATACTCACTTTCGCAGCTCAGGGCAAAAACTGTACGGTTTCATCGATATCAACGCCGGTAACGCCGATGTGGTCTCACAACTCAACGCCCTCACCGAACGCCCGGATGCCGTCGTGATCAGCGGTGATATCGTCAACTGCGGTCATCCGTCGGAATATCAGGTCGCCCGCCAGATTTTGGGTAACCTGACCTACCCGCTGTACATCATCCCCGGTAACCACGACGACAAAACCCATTTTCTGGAATACCTGCAACCGCTGTGCCCGCAACTGGGCAACGACCCGCAGAACATGCGTTATGCAATTGATGATTTCGCCACCCGGCTGTTGTTCATCGACTCCAGCCGCGCCGGCACCTCCAAAGGTTGGTTGACGGAAGAGACGCTGTCCTGGCTGGAAGCGCAACTGATGCGTGATGACAAACCCACCGCGGTATTCATGCATCATCCGCCGCTGGCGCTCGGCTCCGCCCAGATGGACCGCCTCGCCTGTGAAAACGGGCACCGCCTGCTGGAACTGGTGGAACGCTTCCCGGCGTTGGTGCGTATTTTCTGCGGTCACAATCATTGCCTGATCATGACGCAGTACCGTCAGGCAATCATCGCCACCGTGCCGGGCACCGTTCATCAGGTACCTTATTACCACCAGGACACCCGTCCTTATTACGACATGTCCCCACCATCCTGCCTGATGCACCGTCTGGTGGACCAGCAGTGGGTCAGCTACCTGCATCCGCTGTCGCATTATGCCGGCCCGTGGTTGTACGACGAAAAAATCAGTTGCCCGGTGGATGAGCGTTGA
- a CDS encoding ABC transporter ATP-binding protein, translating into MATLRLHNVSKQFDDKPALRSLSLEIADGEFLVLVGPSGCGKSTLLRLLAGLEAVSDGEIWLDGTNITAQSPRDRNFAMIFQNYALFPHLTVKDNITFGMQIRHEPKASWQPRLEKVAQLLQLDTLLDRKPGKLSGGQRQRVAMARAIVRDPKLFLMDEPLSNLDARLRTEVRDGIMTLHQQLKTSTVYVTHDQIEAMSMADRIVVMNHGEVQQVGTPEQLYAFPGNLFVASFIGSPAMNIVTLPCSGGMVQVGENTLPLPPHATHLQAVFFGIRPEHLTDTPEAEQHTHHLSGIVMQRELMGADYLLHISTPIGELRYSRKNRGDIPMVGDSVSLGFSPFDVHLFHAETQQNLYQETSHA; encoded by the coding sequence ATGGCTACGTTACGACTGCACAACGTCAGCAAGCAATTTGACGATAAACCGGCGCTGCGCTCGTTGTCGCTGGAGATTGCCGACGGGGAATTTCTGGTACTGGTAGGGCCGTCCGGCTGTGGCAAAAGCACCCTATTACGCCTGCTGGCCGGGCTGGAAGCGGTCAGCGACGGCGAAATTTGGCTGGATGGCACCAACATCACCGCTCAATCGCCGCGTGATCGCAACTTCGCGATGATCTTTCAGAACTACGCGCTGTTTCCCCACCTGACGGTGAAGGACAACATCACCTTCGGTATGCAAATTCGCCATGAACCGAAAGCAAGTTGGCAGCCCCGGCTGGAAAAAGTAGCGCAATTGCTGCAACTGGATACATTGCTGGATCGTAAACCGGGCAAGCTGTCCGGCGGCCAGCGCCAGCGGGTGGCGATGGCGCGCGCCATCGTGCGTGACCCGAAATTGTTTTTGATGGACGAGCCGCTGTCCAATCTGGACGCCCGGCTGCGCACCGAAGTGCGCGACGGCATTATGACATTGCATCAGCAACTCAAGACCAGCACCGTTTATGTCACCCACGACCAGATAGAAGCCATGTCGATGGCGGATCGCATCGTGGTGATGAACCACGGAGAAGTCCAGCAAGTCGGTACGCCGGAGCAACTGTACGCGTTCCCGGGCAACCTGTTTGTCGCCAGCTTCATCGGCTCGCCGGCCATGAACATTGTCACACTGCCTTGCAGCGGCGGTATGGTGCAGGTCGGCGAAAACACGCTCCCTCTGCCGCCACACGCCACGCATCTTCAGGCGGTCTTTTTCGGCATTCGCCCGGAACACCTCACCGATACCCCCGAGGCAGAACAACATACACATCACCTGTCCGGCATCGTGATGCAACGAGAATTGATGGGCGCAGACTATCTGCTGCACATCAGCACGCCCATCGGCGAACTACGCTACAGCCGCAAAAATCGCGGCGATATCCCGATGGTGGGCGATAGCGTCAGCCTCGGCTTTTCACCTTTTGATGTTCATCTTTTTCATGCTGAAACACAGCAGAATCTATACCAGGAGACTTCCCATGCATAA